The Calditrichota bacterium genome has a window encoding:
- a CDS encoding LacI family DNA-binding transcriptional regulator: protein MNPTIKDVARRAGVAVSTVSLVINRKGKVSAETRERVLRAVAELNYHPQRSARGLVTRRSGNLGFILTDDHFSRAEPFYTKVFLGTEFEARSHDYYILLTTVDRRFRPEKVPRFLLERDVDGVIFAGKVPSRLVEYVKEKGLPIVLVDYYPPRGDYSCVLIDNVGGAQLAVSHLMHKGHRRIAFIGGDLEHPSIRDRFIGYREALTEAGIEVLDSLVVTDQPYTATSDGYEAAKHLLDRGQPFTALFAANDAMAVGALRLMQERGLKIPDDVAIVGFDDVEAAITTQPTLTTVRVPKEELGAIAVRRMVEQINHNDRAISRTIVPTTLVLRESA, encoded by the coding sequence ATGAACCCGACCATCAAGGACGTTGCACGACGCGCGGGAGTGGCGGTGTCCACCGTGTCGCTCGTGATCAACCGCAAAGGGAAAGTGAGCGCAGAAACACGTGAACGCGTGCTGCGTGCCGTGGCTGAGCTCAACTATCACCCTCAACGTTCCGCGCGTGGCCTTGTCACCCGGCGCAGTGGCAATCTCGGTTTCATCCTCACCGACGACCACTTCTCTCGAGCCGAACCTTTTTACACTAAGGTATTCTTGGGCACCGAGTTTGAAGCTCGCAGTCACGACTATTACATCCTCTTGACCACCGTCGACCGGCGTTTCCGTCCCGAAAAAGTTCCGCGCTTCTTGCTGGAGCGCGACGTGGACGGCGTCATTTTCGCCGGCAAGGTACCATCGCGGCTCGTGGAGTACGTCAAGGAGAAGGGCCTCCCCATCGTCTTGGTCGACTACTACCCACCGCGTGGCGACTACTCCTGTGTGCTGATTGACAATGTGGGTGGCGCACAACTGGCCGTGAGCCATCTCATGCACAAGGGTCATCGCCGCATCGCGTTCATTGGCGGGGATTTGGAGCACCCGAGTATCCGCGACCGCTTCATTGGGTATCGAGAAGCCCTCACGGAGGCGGGGATCGAGGTACTCGATTCACTGGTGGTCACGGACCAGCCCTATACCGCCACCTCTGACGGCTATGAAGCCGCAAAACACCTGCTCGACCGAGGGCAGCCATTCACTGCGCTCTTTGCCGCAAACGACGCGATGGCCGTGGGCGCCCTCCGATTGATGCAAGAGCGCGGTCTCAAGATTCCGGACGACGTGGCCATTGTAGGCTTCGACGATGTGGAGGCGGCGATTACTACCCAGCCGACCTTGACCACCGTCCGTGTGCCGAAGGAAGAGCTCGGCGCCATTGCCGTGCGTCGCATGGTCGAACAGATCAACCATAACGATCGAGCCATTAGCCGAACCATTGTGCCAACAACCCTCGTGCTGCGGGAATCCGCATAG